A genomic segment from Cyprinus carpio isolate SPL01 chromosome A4, ASM1834038v1, whole genome shotgun sequence encodes:
- the nfyba gene encoding nuclear transcription factor Y, beta a, with product MDGDSSTTDTTQLGITGEYMTGGTYVLQTQDDDGDESFNDHEDGNGSKDYFREQDIYLPIANVARIMKNAIPQTGKIAKDAKECVQECVSEFISFMTSEASERCHQEKRKTINGEDILFAMSTLGFDMYVEPLKLYLQKFREAMKGEKGITPVTVSEGLGEELTDESFTGQLPAGLITADGQQQNVMVYTTSYQQIPGVQQIQFS from the exons atggacgGAGACAGCAGCACCACAGATACCACTCAGTTAGGAATAACTGGAGAGTATATGACCGGAGGGACATATGTCTTACAGACCCAGGATG ATGATGGGGATGAAAGTTTCAATGACCATGAGGATGGCAACGGCAGCAAAGACTATTTCCGAGAACAGGACATCTACCTTCCCATCGCAAATGTCGCCCGCATCATGAAGAATGCCATCCCACAGACTGGAAAG ATAGCAAAGGATGCAAAAGAGTGTGTTcaggagtgtgtgagtgagttcaTCAGCTTCATGACATCTGAGGCCAGTGAGAGATGCCATCAAGAGAAACGCAAGACCATAAACGGAGAGGACATCCTGTTTGCTATGTCCACTCTGGGTTTTGACATGTACGTGGAGCCACTTAAACTCTACCTGCAGAAGTTCAGAGAG GCAATGAAGGGTGAGAAAGGAATCACTCCGGTTACAGTCAGCGAAGGCCTTGGAGAAGAGCTTACAGATGAAAGTTTCA CCGGTCAGTTGCCTGCAGGACTGATCACTGCAGACGGCCAGCAACAGAACGTGATGGTATACACCACTTCGTACCAGCAG ATCCCTGGTGTGCAGCAGATACAGTTCTCATGA